ATGCCGAAATAGATACCAGTGGCGTTAGCGATAATCGATATTTTTATAGAATCAATGCAGGTCGAATAGCTTTGCAAGTTGATGAGTTAGTCGACTTCAATCATGAGCGGCACATAGAAAATAAAGGTGGAACTACTTTTTATAAACAGATATCTGACCAACACGGTCATCTAATTGTTAACAGCGATACTTTTATTCGCGGAGCTGGTAAGCATGAAATTAAGTGTGTTGAGTCGGTCGGCGATGATTTATGGAAAATCGGAGTTAATGATTGCGGGCATGCTGACAAGACCCCTTGGCATGATAGCGAAGAAAATTATGCCCAAAGTTTAGTTGGCCGTTTTGTAGTACTAGACATTGATGATCCTAACGCACCTGTTTATGAGGTTTATGCCAATACTAGTGAAAGCTTGGTTATACAAACTAACGATAACCTAGAATCTTATATTGGTAAAACGCTGATAGGTAAAGTGCAGTTCGATTCGTTAACAGTAAAAGAAGAAACTTATTTTAATATTGATGTAGGTGATAATTGGTTGTCAGTTGATATTTTCAAAGTAGATGATGTCGTCTCGGATTTTTATGTTGGTGCCTATCGTCTTGATATTTACACCCCGGCAACTATTTCAAATATTAGATACTTTGACACTGAAGTGCGAGGTGAAGTAAATGTTTGGGGTGACGTTATATTTCAAGGGCTAGGTATTTTCAGTCCTTTGAATTTAAATATTTCTGGTGACGTAACATTCACCAATTCTATCTATTCATATTCATTTGATGAAAAAGGTATTGAGATTAATGCAACAGGTAACGTTACGTTTAACGATAGTGTTGATACCCCGTCTGTGACAGTAAATAGTGAAGGTACTATAACGGTTAACGAATACATTTCTGCCAAATGGGTTGTGTCAAGCTGGGGCTTCGATCAATCTGGTGATGTTTCCAACTATCATTTACCAGATCGCATAGCAGGTTATTGCCACGCATCAGTACCTTGGTTGTTTACCGAAGAACAAATGAAAGCATGCACTTTAGGAAACTTTCACACCGCTACTACACCGGGCTTTTTAGGGTATTCAGATTGGGATGAACTTGGCAGTGTGATTAGCTTAAATGCTAAACATGTAGTTTTAAACGAGTTATTGACAACTTGGTATTCAGACAATAACGGTGAAATCAACATCCATGCAGATAAATTATCTATAACTAATAAAAGAGCGTATTTAGGAACATACAGCTATGGTAATTATAACGGTGCTGACTATCATGTTGGTGGCAGGATCGCTATTTATACAGATGAAGTAGAGGTATTGATAGATGGTATTGCTGGAACGACTGAAGATTTAATTGCTGAAATCTATAACTTCGGTGGAACGACTTATATTGAAGAAGGCGGCTATAGTTCACTTTTAGTTGATAACGACGCTGACCAACCTTACTCGAATGTAACCTATATTCGAGGCATGGGGAAACATGTCATTCGGTGTATAGAAGCGTTAGGATCTGACTTATGGTCGATTAGTATTGATGAATGTGGTGAGGAATTAACCCCTGAGTGGTATAGTAGTAAAACTAGGCCTGAATTGAGCTTAGAAGGGATGTTTGTTTCTTTGGATATTGCCAACCGAAGTAGCAGTGTATACAAGGTCGAATCTAACACAAGTAATGCATTAATCGTGTCAAGCTCTGATGATTTGACCGCTTTCTTAGGTAAAACTTTGCAAGGTTATATCAGTTTAAATGAGTTGCGAGCCACTTCAGGCAGCTTTGTTCATTTCTCTGATAACTATGTGGAAGTTAGCGATGTTGTTGTTTGTGATGCCTCGAGTAAAGTTTTAGTCAGTGATGATTCGATATCTCTGGTTGAATCTTTGCAAGCGGTAAATCCAGATTGTCGAGTATCAGAAATGCCTGATGTTCCCGCGTATTCGATTCCCTGATGTCAAATTAATAAAAATGGAAATAAAGTTAGTAACAAATTGGAGCTACAAAATGAAATTACCTAGTCTAATGTTGGCTTTGAGCCTTGCCACATTATCTGCTTGTTCTGATTCGCCATCTACAATTGCTAAAGTAGGTGATACTGGTATTACTCAACAAGAGTTTGATGCTTACTTAGGGTTAAAAAAATTAAGAAACCTATCAACTGAAGACAAAGCCAAACACTTGCAGGTATACGCTGAACGCAAGGCTTTAGTTCAAGCAATCGAAGATAGTAAAAAAGTTAATATTGCCAAAATCGATGCTGAAGTTGCTGATGTAAAGCGTAATTTGGTGGTTTCTCAGTATTTAGATAGCTATTTAACTCAACAGGTTTCAGATCAAGCTGTGCGCAATTATTACGCACAAAATCAGCAAGAATTTGCTAGCCGCAAAGCCAAAGTGTCCCATATTCTTATTCGTACAAATGCTCAAACCAGTGAAGAATTAAGAGCAGAAAAACTTAAGTTAATCCAAGAAGCTCACCTAAAAGCTAAGCAAGGTGCTGATTTTGCTTCACTCGTTAATGAGTATTCAGAGGACAGAGTCTCGGCGAAAAAAGGTGGTTCATTAGGTTGGGTGACAGATAAAGCGATCGCGCCTAACTTTTCTCACCAAGCATTTAAAGTATTGCAAGAAGGTGAAATTTCAGACCCGTTTATCACAAGTTTTGGCTATCACATTATCAAGCTCGACGCCGCACCAAGCATAGTTCAAAAGCCGTTTGAACAAGTGCGTGGCGATATTCGCCGTAAATTACGCCAAATGGCTAAAGAAGCTGAGCTGACTCGGCTTAAGCAAAGTGTTGATGTAAAGCTGATGGAAAATAGCTAATGTTGTCTCTTCGTTCTATCTCTTTGTGCTTTGCTTCATTGAGTGTTTGCTTATTAGCTGCGTGCAGCAAACAACAAACTGAACAAGCCGTTGTCGATCCTGTAGTCGCGACGGTTAATGGCTCCAATATTTTGCAAAGCCAACTGGACTTTGAGTTGGAGCGCACGTTAAGTAATGTGCCAGATATATTTGTTGATGAGCGAGTCAAAGGTCGAGTGCTAGATTCATTAGTTTTGTCACAATTAATGGCGCAATTGCAATCAAGTGGTATGGACGAAAGCGAGTTGTCTGAATTAGATAAAGAAGTTGCCGCATTTCGTCAGAAAAAACTGGTTGAGCGCTATATCCGCAACCATGTTGAAGCATCGCCTGTTACTAAACAGCAAGTGCAAGACTACTACCAAAATAACTTAGACGAGTTTGGTCAAAAAGATATTAAGTTTTGGCGGCGGATCCGAGTAGAAGGTGCGACTAATCACCCTGAAGCACAGAATATAGCCAAAACCTTATCCGCAGTTGCATCGAGTAGTCATTTTAAGCAAGTGACATTAGCCGGGGTTAACTTTGTTGTAACCGAAGGGACTAATGAGCAAGACAACTTGTCACCGACATTTGCAAAGTTATTAAACGCTACAAATAGCGGCCAAATTAGTGACTTACAAATTGATGGCAACGCTATGTATCGATTAGCGGTAACAAAAACTTATTTGCAACCTGCCAAGCCACTTAATCAAGTTAAAAGAGAAATTCAAAAGCGTTTGTCGCAGCAAGCGTGGAAGCGAGCAATCAAGGCGCATGGCGATAAGTTAAGAGCGCAAGCAGATATATCTTTGGTTCCAGAAGCGAGCTAATAGTCAGGCAAATAATGGTCAGGCAAAAAACTTAAATGGAATAAGCAACACAGGACTTTAATCAGGACAATCATCACCCATGTTAAAAAGGAAATTGAAACCAATCAGCCGTGTTGCGCGGATGTGGATTACTTACGCCATTTTTTGTTTGCTGGCGTTTGTGGTGCAGCCAGTAAAAGCCAATCAAGCCATTACCGACCAGGTTGCGGGTTGGAACCTGCGCGCATTTAACCTGAGTGCTGAAGCAAGGGAGCTGGAACTTGCCCAACAAATTCGTTTACAGCCACAAAATCGAAGTTTAGTCCCCCAATTATCCTCTTTGTCCACCCAGAATGAGTTGTTAGTTATTTCTGGTCGCATTCAAACACAAACTGATGATTTTAATCTGGTCATTAATAGTAATTTGCCAGGTTTTGTTCGCATAAACCAAAGGCAATATGCGCTCGAACCTTCACTAGCATTTAGCCAAGCAATCGACGTTAATCAAATTAATCAAGTGCAGATCATTCTGCAAAATACAGATTCAATCCTGCCTGTTGTTGACGCCAGCCTGCAAAGTCAAAGTACTTCAATAACCGCTGATTCTGCAATCGTTAACTCTATTCGCGACAGTCATACCTTAGACAGTGATAGCGACGGTTACCATAACGCTATTGATGCATTTCCGCTAAACCCAAGTGAATGGTCAGATTGGGACAACGATGGATTAGGTGACAATGCCGATGAAGATATTGATGGTGACGGTTTAGCCAATCAGCTAGATGCCATGCCGTTCAATGCCAAAGAGCAAAAAGATACAGACCAAGATGGTATCGGCGATAATACAGACGATGATATCGACGGAGACGCAATTGCTAACCAAGATGATGCTTTTCCTTTAGATAAAAATGCGGCAATCGACACCGATTCAGATGGCATAGCTGATTACTTAGATGACGATATCGACAACGATGGCACGCCAAACCAAAGCGATAAATTTCCTTACCAAGCGCAATACCAAAAAGACACGGATGCCGACAGTATCCCCGATGCCATTGATACCGACATCGATGGTGATGGTATCAGCAATGATATCGATGCTTTTCCTCAAGACGCAACAGCATGGTATGATATCGATAATGACGGTATTGCTGATGGCAATGACCCTGATATTGATGGTGATGGTGTTGTTAACGAATTAGATGCTTTTCCGCACAATGTTAATGCCAAAGCTGATTCGGACAATGATGGTATTGCCGATATTCATGACGCTGATCGCGATGGTGATGGCATAAGCAATGAGCAAGACTTTTTCGCATCGGATCCAACGACTTGGGCTGATTCTGATCAAGACGGTATAGCTGACCAAGCCGACTCGGATATTGATGGTGACGGTATTAACAATGAGCAAGATGCGTTTGCCTATAACCCTCAGTTCAACAAGGATACCGACAAAGACGGTATTCCCGATAGCCAAGACTTAGATAAAGATGGCGATGGTGTTCAAGACGACAATGACACTTTTCCGCTAGATGGCAGTGAATGGCTTGATACTGATAATGACGGTTTAGGTGATAACCAAGACTCAGATATAGACGGCGATGGTGTAACGAATGTTCAAGATGCCTTTGTTTATAATGCTTCCGAGTTTAGTGACCTTGATCAAGATGGTATTGGTGACAATGCCGATACGGATAAAGACGGCGACGGCGTAACTAACGGCCAAGATACTTTTCCAACTAACAAATCAGAATGGCAAGATTGGGATAATGACGGTATTGGCAGTCAAGCCGATACCGATTGGGATAATGACGGCGTAGTTAACAGCAATGATGCCTTCCCTTATGATCCAACAGAAAACCAAGATTTAGACCAAGATGGTATTGGCGACAATACCGACCAAGACATAGATGGCGATGGCATTGTTAATCAGCAAGATGCATTTCCAACCAATGCCGCTGAGCAACAAGATTGGGATGGCGACGGTATTGGCGCAAAAACTGATCAGGATTGGGACAATGATGGTGTCGCTAACTCATTAGATCGTTTTGTATTTAATGCCAATGAATTTAGTGATTTTGATCAGGATGGCGTTGGCGACAACTTAGATAACGATGATGATAACGACGGTGTTGCTGATGTTAATGATGCCTTTCCCAAAAATGTTTTAGCATGGTCAGATATCGACAGTGATGGTCAACCCGACCAAACTGACGAAGACCGCGATGGCGATGGCATAAAAAACCAACTGGATTTCTTTCCTAACGACCCGCAAGAAAGCGCCGATATGGACGGTGATGGTATTGGCGATAATGCCGACCAAGACCGTGACGGCGATACATTTAGTGTGCTGTATGACAAATTCCCTGATGACGCTAGCGAGTGGGCTGATCTTGATTTAGATGGCATTGGCGACAACTCAGATCCAGATCGCGATGGTGACGGATATCTCAACGAATATGATGCTTACCCCAATAACAAAGACAAACACGTATATGAAATTGGCCCAGACCTAGATAACGACGGCTTAGGCGATGATGTCGACCCTGATATTGATGGTGACCATATACTTAATGAGCTAGATGCTTGGCCGCGAGATAAGAAAAAAGGTTTAGACTCCGACGGTGATGGAAAGCCCGATAACAAAGACAATGATATCGATGGTGATCGAATCAATAATCGACGAGACAAGTTCCCGTTACTTGCTAGCGAATGGCAAGATTCAGATCGTGATGGATTGGGCGATAACACGGATCCGGATCGCGATGGCGACGGTATCGCTAATCATTTAGATGCCTTTCCCGATGATAAACGTGAGTGGCAAGATTTCGATAACGATGGTCGCGGCGATAATAAAGATAATGACGACGATAACGATGGCACCAACGACAAACGCGATAAATTTCCTTACAACGCCCAATTACAAAAAGATACCGATGGTGACGGTATCGATGATAGCC
This genomic window from Saccharobesus litoralis contains:
- a CDS encoding peptidylprolyl isomerase; translated protein: MKLPSLMLALSLATLSACSDSPSTIAKVGDTGITQQEFDAYLGLKKLRNLSTEDKAKHLQVYAERKALVQAIEDSKKVNIAKIDAEVADVKRNLVVSQYLDSYLTQQVSDQAVRNYYAQNQQEFASRKAKVSHILIRTNAQTSEELRAEKLKLIQEAHLKAKQGADFASLVNEYSEDRVSAKKGGSLGWVTDKAIAPNFSHQAFKVLQEGEISDPFITSFGYHIIKLDAAPSIVQKPFEQVRGDIRRKLRQMAKEAELTRLKQSVDVKLMENS
- a CDS encoding peptidyl-prolyl cis-trans isomerase, producing MLSLRSISLCFASLSVCLLAACSKQQTEQAVVDPVVATVNGSNILQSQLDFELERTLSNVPDIFVDERVKGRVLDSLVLSQLMAQLQSSGMDESELSELDKEVAAFRQKKLVERYIRNHVEASPVTKQQVQDYYQNNLDEFGQKDIKFWRRIRVEGATNHPEAQNIAKTLSAVASSSHFKQVTLAGVNFVVTEGTNEQDNLSPTFAKLLNATNSGQISDLQIDGNAMYRLAVTKTYLQPAKPLNQVKREIQKRLSQQAWKRAIKAHGDKLRAQADISLVPEAS